In Marinobacter salinisoli, the DNA window GCTCCTTTGCGAGATTGAACGTGCGGACTGACAGACGTTGGGGTGGCCCATGCTGAGCAAAGATCTAGAAATAACGCTTAACACCGCTTTTAAAAGTGCCCGTGACAAGCGCCACGAATTTATGACCGTGGAGCACCTGTTACTGGCACTTCTGGATAACGATTCTGCGGTGGGCGTTCTGAAGGCCTGCGGGGCCGACCTCCAGCGGCTGCAGGACGAACTGGTAGAGTTTGTTGACTCAACCACACCATTGATTCCAAGCACTGACAGTGAGCGGGAAACCCAGCCGACACTCGGCTTCCAGCGGGTTCTCCAGCGCGCGGTCTTCCATGTCCAGTCTTCTGGTAAGAAAGAGGTGACCGGCGCCAATGTGCTGGTGGCGATCTTTAGTGAGCAGGAGAGCCAAGCGGTCTATGTTCTGAAAAAACAGAACATTGCCCGGATTGATGTGGTTAATTTCGTGTCTCACGGTATTTCCCGCGTTCAGGGTGCTGAGGAGCAGGATGGCCACGATCAGGTATCTCCGGACGAACCGGGTGAAGAGGGTGGTCATTCCAAGCCGTTGGAAAGCTACGCGACCAATCTGAACGAGCAGGCGCGTCAGGGACGCATCGACCCGCTGATTGGACGTGAGCACGAAGTGGAGCGCGTCGTTCAGATTCTTGTGCGCCGGCGAAAAAACAACCCACTGTTGGTGGGTGAGGCTGGCGTAGGTAAAACGGCCATTGCCGAAGGCTTGGCCAAGCGAATCGTTGACGGCCAGGTGCCTGAGATCATCTCCGACGCCGTGGTGTACTCTCTGGATTTGGGGGCTTTGCTGGCTGGCACCAAATATCGCGGTGATTTCGAGAAGCGCCTGAAAGGGTTATTGGCCGAGTTGAAGAAAGAGGCCCACGCAATACTCTTTATTGACGAGATTCATACCATCATTGGTGCGGGCTCCGCATCCGGTGGCGTAATGGACGCGTCAAATCTGCTCAAGCCAATGCTGAGTTCCGGAGAAATCCGTTGCATTGGTTCAACCACCTTCCAGGAATTTCGTGGCATTTTCGAGAAAGACAGTGCGCTGGCGCGTCGATTCCAGAAAATCGACGTCAACGAGCCGAGTGTTGATGACACTTACAAGATACTCAAAGGGCTCAAGCCGAACTTTGAGAAACACCACGAACTGACGTACACCGACGAAGCCCTGCGCGTAGCGGCAGAGTTGGCCGACCGCTATATCACGGATCGTCATTTGCCCGATAAAGCTATTGATGTGATCGATGAAGCCGGTGCTCGCC includes these proteins:
- the clpA gene encoding ATP-dependent Clp protease ATP-binding subunit ClpA; its protein translation is MLSKDLEITLNTAFKSARDKRHEFMTVEHLLLALLDNDSAVGVLKACGADLQRLQDELVEFVDSTTPLIPSTDSERETQPTLGFQRVLQRAVFHVQSSGKKEVTGANVLVAIFSEQESQAVYVLKKQNIARIDVVNFVSHGISRVQGAEEQDGHDQVSPDEPGEEGGHSKPLESYATNLNEQARQGRIDPLIGREHEVERVVQILVRRRKNNPLLVGEAGVGKTAIAEGLAKRIVDGQVPEIISDAVVYSLDLGALLAGTKYRGDFEKRLKGLLAELKKEAHAILFIDEIHTIIGAGSASGGVMDASNLLKPMLSSGEIRCIGSTTFQEFRGIFEKDSALARRFQKIDVNEPSVDDTYKILKGLKPNFEKHHELTYTDEALRVAAELADRYITDRHLPDKAIDVIDEAGARQRLQPEDKRKKVVEIGDIEDVVANIARIPPKNVSTSDKDLLRNLERDLKMVVFGQDPAIESLATAIKLARAGLKAPEKPEGAFLFAGPTGVGKTEVTKQLAKVLGIELVRFDMSEYMERHTVSRLIGAPPGYVGYDQGGLLTEAVNKHPHCVLLLDEIEKAHPEVFNLLLQVMDHGTLTDNNGRKADFRHVILVMTTNAGAESMARRSIGFNEQDHSTDGMEIISKTFTPEFRNRLDGIIQFADLQKETITHVVDKFLTELQAQLDEKHVVLHVEDAAKQWLAEKGYDVTMGARPMSRLIQDKIKRPLAEQILFGRLSENGGDVFVHLRDDDLVFEYEDEPAEVL